In one window of Campylobacter coli DNA:
- the prfA gene encoding peptide chain release factor 1 translates to MLASKLDPFLKRFEELNSLLSSSDIISDISKMTALSKEQKNLEPIVLKAKEYLKTLDSIEENKTLLNDAELGELAKEELKNLEELKPKLEEELKILLLPKDPNDERNIFLEIRAGTGGDEASLFVGDLVKAYARYAENRGYKLEIVSSSEGSVGGFKEIIMLVKGAGAFSRLKYEGGTHRVQRVPQTESQGRIHTSAITIAVMPEVDDIEIEINPNDLKIDVMRSSGHGGQSVNTTDSAVRITHLPTGIVVVNQDGKSQHKNKESAMKVLKARLYEMQESERLAQESEARKSQVGSGDRSERIRTYNFPQNRISDHRINLTLYRLDAILQDGLFDEVIEPLIAHYQAESLQEQNL, encoded by the coding sequence ATGTTAGCTAGTAAACTAGATCCTTTTTTAAAACGCTTTGAAGAGTTAAATTCTCTTCTTAGTAGTTCTGATATCATCAGCGATATCAGTAAAATGACTGCACTTTCTAAAGAACAAAAGAATTTAGAACCTATCGTCTTAAAAGCTAAAGAATACCTAAAAACTCTAGATAGCATAGAAGAAAATAAAACTCTACTTAATGATGCTGAACTTGGAGAGCTCGCAAAAGAAGAGTTAAAAAATTTAGAAGAGTTAAAGCCTAAGCTCGAAGAAGAACTTAAAATTTTGTTACTACCCAAAGATCCGAATGATGAAAGAAATATTTTTCTTGAAATTCGTGCAGGAACGGGTGGAGATGAGGCTTCTTTATTTGTAGGCGATCTTGTTAAAGCCTATGCAAGATATGCTGAAAATCGTGGCTATAAACTTGAAATCGTTAGCTCTAGCGAAGGAAGTGTAGGTGGTTTTAAAGAAATTATCATGCTAGTTAAAGGTGCGGGAGCTTTCTCAAGACTGAAGTATGAAGGTGGAACACATCGCGTTCAACGCGTTCCACAAACTGAATCTCAAGGACGCATACACACTTCTGCTATAACTATAGCGGTTATGCCTGAAGTAGATGATATAGAGATAGAAATCAACCCTAATGATCTTAAGATAGATGTTATGCGCTCTTCAGGACACGGAGGACAAAGTGTAAATACTACTGATTCTGCTGTTAGAATCACTCACCTTCCTACAGGTATAGTTGTAGTCAATCAAGATGGAAAAAGTCAACATAAAAATAAAGAAAGTGCTATGAAAGTCTTAAAAGCAAGACTTTACGAAATGCAAGAAAGCGAACGCTTGGCACAAGAAAGCGAAGCAAGAAAATCCCAAGTAGGAAGTGGAGATAGAAGCGAACGCATACGCACTTATAATTTTCCACAAAATCGCATCAGCGACCATCGCATCAATCTTACCCTATATCGTTTGGATGCTATTTTGCAAGATGGACTTTTTGATGAAGTTATCGAACCTTTAATAGCACACTATCAAGCAGAATCATTACAAGAGCAGAATTTATAA
- the rpsT gene encoding 30S ribosomal protein S20, translating to MANHKSAEKRARQTIKKTERNRFYRTRLKNITKAVREAAAKNDKNAANEALKIANKSIHAMVSRGFLKKQTASRRVSRLALLVNKIA from the coding sequence TGGCAAACCATAAATCTGCTGAAAAAAGAGCAAGACAAACTATCAAAAAAACAGAAAGAAATAGATTTTATAGAACAAGACTTAAAAATATCACTAAAGCTGTAAGAGAAGCTGCTGCTAAAAACGATAAAAACGCTGCTAACGAAGCTTTAAAAATAGCAAACAAAAGCATTCACGCTATGGTAAGTCGTGGATTTCTTAAAAAACAAACAGCTTCTCGTCGTGTAAGTCGCCTAGCTCTTCTAGTAAATAAAATTGCATAA